One genomic region from Xyrauchen texanus isolate HMW12.3.18 chromosome 16, RBS_HiC_50CHRs, whole genome shotgun sequence encodes:
- the LOC127656650 gene encoding mitoregulin-like has product MADVSERTLQVAILASFAVGFVAGWQANRMRRRFLDWRKKRLQDKLAETQKKLDLS; this is encoded by the coding sequence ATGGCCGATGTGTCGGAGAGGACGTTACAGGTCGCCATTCTCGCTTCTTTTGCGGTTGGTTTTGTAGCCGGCTGGCAGGCAAACAGAATGCGAAGAAGGTTCTTGGACTGGCGGAAGAAGCGGTTACAGGATAAACTCgcagaaacacaaaagaagctgGATTTGTCGTGA